AATTCTTCTACGATATAAGTAGGGGCAAGGTCAAGTCTTGAATTGTCAAAGGGCGATTTTCTTAATTCTAGCACATTATCCAAAGAATTGCTAGTTTCTTCAAACTTTGCCACTGCAATCGATTTAGCTTGATGAATGATATTCCTTGCTGTATGCTTTGGAAAACCAAGCTCCATTAATCGTTTATGATTTATTGTCCTTGTCAAGATTTATTCCCTCCTTGCATATCTTCTTGAATCCAGATATTTAGCAAAGAAATAGGTTTTATCCATTATCAAGTTAAGCAGTTGAGGATTTTCAGTTCTCGCATACCTAACCAGATTATTAAACTCAGTGAAATTGTGTTCTTCGATAATATCAATTATCAGAGATAAAAATTTATCATGGTTATTGCTAGTGAGAAATTTGTCTAATTCAAATCCGCAACCCGATTCAATATCATTTATATCATAGAGTGTTTTATCTGGATTCTCCGCATGAATAAAAAAATATTTCGGAAAAAGTAAACCAGAATTAATATTTGGAAATGATGCAGAGATAGAAAATACTTTATGTTTCATGTTCCTACAAGTATTTGTCAAAATAATTCCTGATGTTATCTTCTTATTAGCACTCTTCACCATTTTATTCGTTTCTCTAACCAAATTTCTCTCAATACCTCGTAATTGACTTTTTAAACTTTTTGCCATTTATACCTACTTTCTATACCTCAAACTCTCTAACTGTCTGCTTTTCCTCTTCTGTCAATTCAAACAAGTCCATAACCAAGTCGTCTATCGCTAGATTAAGCTGATTGACTTTTTCAGTGTCAGGAGAATCTTTTTTCATCTCCTCCATCAGTTGCTCAACGACTTGTGCTATGTCTTCTTGCTGGGAATCAGTAGCATCTGGAATTGGGAAATCTCCTAATTCATTAACTTTGAACTGTGGGAATAGGCGACGTTGGAATTTATCAAACTTCATGAAAAACCAAAGAGAGATTAAGCGAGAGTTTAAAATACCCAAAAGATAAAACGGATTAACCTGAATATCTGTAATAACCATTGAGTTTCTGTCATTAATAACATCACTGTCAACATAAACCGCTTCTATACTATATTCTATTTTACTTGGAATTTGACGAACTAAAATTCGTGGCTTTTCAAATAACTTAGGGTCACGCATAGCAGCTAAATTTTCACCATACTTGACATATTCACCATTCCAAGTCAGTTTATAGCGTGACACATTCTCGCCATCAAGATAGGGACGATAAGAATCATCTAACTTTTCTCTTGCGTGATAAATGCGATTATCTTTATCTTGAGCGGTCATTTTGGGTTTACCTTTTCCAGTCTCATAAGCCATAATTCCTGCTTTTACAGTCGAAATTTCTGGTCGTCCTAGTATTGGAAAATTGTTGACTTTCCAGAAGATGTCAATCGCCTGACGATACTTGACCATCGAGATTGAAAAGGTAGGGATTTCTCCAAAGAAATCTGGCGCAACTCGTCCGATAGTACTATATTCTCCATGATACAATTCTGCTACTTCAATCCAGTTTGGCGCATTCTTCTTGAAGAAAATGATACAGTTATCCACGCTAGCATCCGCAAAAATCTTATCCAGAGAATTGATCAGAACAACATCACTCGTCTGCTCCGTGATAAACTGACGAACTCTTGAATTGGTCTGAATGGTCAGAAAATTATTTGGAATGATATAGGAGAATGTCCCGCCTTTACGCAAGAGTTGATAAGCCAATTCCATGAATATAGTATAGGTATTGGCTTGGTATTCACTTACTTGATAAGTCCTTGAATAGTAGGCTTTCATCTCATCTGTAAAGGACTGATTACGAGCAAAGATATAAGGCGGATTCCCAATTACAAGGTCAAAGCCGATAAATTCGCCAGCTTCTCCCAAAATCTCAGGAAATTCCATTCGCCATTCCATACCTTTAGCGAATAGTGGATTTTTCAGTCTGTATTCCAATTCCTTTTCAGCTTTTGCTAGTTGCTTATTTAATTCCGCTACTTCTTTAGAGTTTTTATTTTCTTCCTCAAATAAGCTAATGGCACCAGCCTTATTTCGTTCAGATATGAGCCGAGATAATTTCTTTAATTCAGGGCTTGAAGCTGTGTCATCAAAGGAATGTTTGAGCCTTTCGATTTTCTCCCAGATTTCTGCTTTAACTCGTTTATTATTCGTCTCCTTATAGTCTTTAACTAGAGATAGATAGTCCTTGAAATCTGTTTTTCTCATATCAAATTCATAGTCAAATCCAAACTTATGTAAGAGACTATCGCCTACTTTAATATTGATATCAATATTTGGCAAAGTCGTCAAAACAGGTTGGTTGGTATCAGTATCCTGATAGTAATAAGAAGACTTCAAGAGTTCAATCCAGAGACGCAAACGGCAAATATTGACCGAACTTGGGTTAATATCCACTGCAAAGAGCGAATTTTCCAGAATATGTCTCTTCTGGTTGAAAATTGCCTTTTGAATTTGTTCTGACTGCTGATTACCTGTCTGATACAAAAAATTATTTCCAGACATATCTTGAATGACTAGCTCATCATTGATAACATAACATTGAATCAGGTTTCCAATATAGTTGCCATCAGCGTCAAACAAGACATTTAAATCACTTTTAAGAGCAATAATTTCATTCAGGACTGATACGAGGAAGTGACCGGAACCAACCGCTGGGTCACAAACCTTCAAACTGTCAATCGCATCTGATACCTTTTTAGCAATCTGAGCATTACGTATATTAAACTTTATATCTTCGATTGTTTCACACTGCCAGTCGAGTGCCTCATTAACTTTGTCCACTGCTGCTGTACGAATCGCTTTACGTGACATATACATGGTAATATTGCCTGGCGTATAAAAAGAGCCGTCACGGTAGCCGTTGATTTTCTCAAAAATTAATCCCAGAACTGACGCATTGATAAGGTCATTCTTAGATTTCTCATGGTGGCTGATGGAGGTCGAGAAGTCATAAGAATCCAAAAACTCAAAGAGATATTCAATAAAATTGATGTTCCCTTTTTTACGCTTTTTATCTACGCCTTTAAGAGCTGTTTTGGAGAAAATTTCAATATCTCCCTCTGGTAATCTATCAATACCAATCCCATCTCTAGAAATTTCTAATTCTGTTTCTTCAAACAGTGATGAGTTCAGATAAGGGACATAACCGAACTTTTCTTGCACTCGAACATTTCTTTCCGATACTTTCTTAGCAAGTACAGCAAAGAATAAGCTATAAATCTCCTCAAAGTTAGGCAGTTTTTCATAGGTCAAGAACCTATAAGATTCATCTTTGTTGAACAACACCAGCTGAGATTCTAACAGTTTCAAAAATAGAATTCTATTTGTCCAGACAACTGTTAGTTGAATAGCAATGTCTTCCTGCTTTTCTTTTGGAACATCTTTCATCTCCAATTTATCAATGATATTCTCAACAAAAGAATACCGTTGGCGTTTAGCAGGTTTCAAACGTGAAATAATTTTTGAAGTCCCTGACTTCGTTTCTTCTAGCCCCATCAAATAAAGCAATTCATCATAGAAATTCTTATTAAGCTTGTTTGAATCAGTAAAAATCTCTTTATTGAGAAGATTCTCTGCTGTGAAGAATCGATAAAGCTGAGTCAGATTATTTTTCTTGATTTCAATAGACTTACTGGTCTTAACTAGAGCTTGACTAAGGTCAAAGTGAGCAATAACGATTCCCTTTTCAATTGCTTTGTCAATTTCTGGTGCAATAACCTCACTATAAAGGAAATCTGTTTTATTGCTAGAAAGTTGATTATTTCTAAACTTTGTCACGAGGTCAACTAGCTTTTTATTTTTGAAAAAATGTTTTTCAAATTCTTTAGTCTCTATCACAAACCAAGATAGGCCATTTGTGATAATACACTTTTTGATTTCTAAGTTTTTATTAAATAGGCGTTCTTGTAGGTAATAATAAACAACTTCTTGAAGTGCTTTGGAATTGATTTTTTCCGTTGACATCATTTCAGACTTGTTAGTCAAACTCTTGCATTCAAAAAGAATACCTAGTGACGAATTTGCGTCTTTACCATTATAGATAGCAAGGTCTATTCTACTAGAAGTATTTATAAAATTATAAGGCAATACACTTTCTAAAAATCCCTTGAGAAGATTTTTCTGGTATTCCTCTGACTCATCCTCTTTGTCTTTTAAATGAGTCAAATAACTAACCAATTTTTGATTAAACACCTCTTTTTCTTCATCAAGTGGCATAATTGCTTGAACAGAGCGATTCATACTCTCTTTTAATGTAATTCCCTTTATTGCCATGAAATAGACTCCTAAACAGATTAATCTAAGAGCTGATAGTATTAGTCTATTGTGTAAGCAATAGACTAAGGGTACCCTTAGTCTATTGTGTAAGCAATAGACTAAGGGTACCCTTAGCGATATATATACATATTATACCATAAATAAAACCCCACCAAGATTAAATCTTGGTGGGGTTTTGGTGGGGAATAATAACATTCTCCCGATTTTTTATCGCTCTAAGCAATTCTAAAACCTTGATTTACTAGGCTTCCGCAATCAAATTGCGATACTCTATTATTTAAGAGTAACTGAAGCTCCAGCTGCTTCAAGTTTTTCTTTGATTTCGTTAGCCTCTGCTTCTGAAGCACCTTCTTTGATAACTGATGGTGCGTTGTCAACGA
This sequence is a window from Streptococcus macedonicus ACA-DC 198. Protein-coding genes within it:
- a CDS encoding Replication protein RepB; the protein is MAKSLKSQLRGIERNLVRETNKMVKSANKKITSGIILTNTCRNMKHKVFSISASFPNINSGLLFPKYFFIHAENPDKTLYDINDIESGCGFELDKFLTSNNHDKFLSLIIDIIEEHNFTEFNNLVRYARTENPQLLNLIMDKTYFFAKYLDSRRYARRE